In Synechococcus sp. HK05, one DNA window encodes the following:
- the rplL gene encoding 50S ribosomal protein L7/L12 — translation MSATTDQILEQLKSLSLLEASELVKQIEEAFGVSAAASAGVVMAAPAAGGAAEAAEEKTEFDVVLESFDAAAKIKVLKAVREATGLGLGEAKALVEGAPCAVKEGASKADAEAMKKAIEEAGGKVALK, via the coding sequence ATGTCTGCTACTACCGACCAAATTCTCGAGCAACTGAAGTCGCTCTCCCTGCTTGAAGCTTCCGAGCTCGTTAAGCAGATCGAAGAGGCTTTCGGTGTGTCCGCCGCCGCTTCCGCTGGCGTTGTGATGGCTGCTCCCGCCGCTGGCGGTGCTGCTGAGGCTGCTGAAGAGAAGACCGAGTTCGACGTCGTGCTCGAGAGCTTCGACGCCGCTGCCAAGATCAAAGTGCTGAAGGCCGTGCGCGAAGCCACCGGCCTGGGCCTGGGCGAAGCCAAGGCTCTGGTGGAAGGTGCCCCTTGCGCCGTCAAGGAAGGTGCTTCCAAGGCTGATGCCGAGGCCATGAAGAAGGCCATCGAAGAAGCCGGCGGCAAGGTCGCTCTCAAGTGA
- a CDS encoding DUF3747 domain-containing protein produces MQRTYLPLLALSAAVAAPAAWAAVFDAEPVPQNGVLVAGQALGKDQWKLVVLDQINSNAPCWSAAPSGVIDVVAPPTSDVHCKEFTSSSGYSARVAGDDLSRGWRLRVEPSGQQLVLELINPATDLSLVIGRSPRRPSGMTAFKLEPGWSPERRSYQGKPLQHIYLSNAEPLAVLMAKARNNGNLIARPPALLPAVPGSSKTAQAPVSRGNGSLRSSSGPIALQVIPYKP; encoded by the coding sequence ATGCAGCGAACCTACCTTCCCCTGCTGGCCCTCTCCGCGGCTGTGGCAGCCCCAGCTGCTTGGGCTGCAGTCTTCGATGCAGAGCCTGTACCGCAGAACGGCGTTCTCGTGGCAGGGCAAGCCTTAGGGAAAGACCAGTGGAAGCTGGTGGTGCTCGATCAAATCAACAGCAACGCTCCCTGCTGGAGCGCAGCACCATCAGGCGTGATCGACGTCGTGGCTCCGCCAACGAGCGATGTGCACTGCAAGGAATTCACCTCCAGCAGTGGCTACTCGGCGCGTGTTGCTGGAGATGACCTGAGCCGAGGCTGGCGCCTGCGGGTGGAACCATCCGGTCAGCAGCTCGTCCTGGAGTTGATCAACCCAGCGACCGACCTCTCGTTGGTGATTGGTCGTTCACCACGGCGCCCAAGCGGCATGACGGCCTTCAAGCTGGAGCCTGGCTGGTCTCCCGAACGACGCTCTTATCAGGGCAAGCCCCTTCAACACATCTACCTATCTAATGCAGAGCCTTTGGCGGTGTTGATGGCGAAAGCACGCAACAACGGAAACCTGATCGCCCGACCACCGGCCCTGCTGCCTGCTGTGCCAGGCAGCAGCAAGACCGCTCAAGCCCCGGTGTCGCGAGGCAACGGATCCCTGCGGTCCTCCAGCGGTCCGATCGCCCTGCAGGTGATCCCCTACAAGCCCTAG
- a CDS encoding ribonuclease H: MPDQPVVVAAACDGACSGNPGPGGWGCLLRFSDGSVQEFGGFEPNTTNNRMELTAALTLLEKLAVLPRDPGLTIRTDSKYLIDGFSKWINGWKRKGWRTASGSPVLNRDLWEALDAARLSGLPFTYVKGHSGDPDNDRCDAIAVAFSKGQQPQLAHGDYGGLMVSAPEPLAEPAAPQDAAPPALQQLLTRLELADRLAEGGYGLSLMELAQLVEQPLKKLEGRNEPWRWRDWLVQPGADGRWRLARDASGSGVTEQQRDG, from the coding sequence GTGCCCGATCAGCCAGTGGTGGTAGCGGCTGCCTGCGACGGCGCCTGCAGCGGCAACCCAGGACCTGGTGGCTGGGGCTGCCTGCTGCGCTTCAGCGATGGTTCAGTGCAGGAGTTTGGGGGCTTTGAGCCCAACACCACCAACAACCGCATGGAGCTCACGGCGGCGCTGACGCTGCTCGAGAAGCTGGCGGTGCTGCCGCGCGATCCGGGCCTCACGATCCGCACGGATTCGAAATACCTGATCGATGGCTTCAGCAAGTGGATCAACGGCTGGAAGCGCAAGGGCTGGCGCACCGCCTCCGGCAGCCCCGTGCTCAACCGCGACCTCTGGGAAGCCCTCGATGCCGCCCGCCTGAGCGGCCTCCCCTTCACCTACGTGAAAGGCCACAGCGGCGATCCCGATAACGACCGCTGCGACGCCATCGCCGTGGCCTTCTCCAAGGGGCAACAACCCCAGCTGGCCCACGGCGATTACGGCGGCCTGATGGTGAGCGCCCCGGAGCCATTGGCTGAGCCAGCAGCCCCGCAGGATGCGGCTCCCCCGGCCCTGCAGCAGCTGCTCACCCGCCTGGAGCTGGCGGATCGCCTGGCTGAGGGTGGCTACGGCCTCAGCCTGATGGAGCTCGCCCAGCTGGTGGAACAACCGCTGAAAAAGCTTGAGGGGCGCAATGAACCCTGGCGCTGGCGCGACTGGTTGGTGCAGCCGGGGGCTGACGGACGCTGGCGTCTGGCGCGGGACGCGTCAGGATCGGGTGTAACGGAGCAACAACGGGATGGCTGA
- a CDS encoding quinone-dependent dihydroorotate dehydrogenase — protein MAELGTGALYQRFVGPLLSRDEGADAEQLSQLTLQALGQASLRRNWPLVSGSLAGLAAELEVRDLRLEQTLFGCRFRNPVGLAAGFDKNAVAAGIWHLFGFGFAEVGTVTWHAQPGNPKPRLFRLAAERAALNRMGFNNNGALAARRTLERQALPPAGQRPAVLGINLGKSKITPLEQAPDDYASSLELLAPLADYAVINVSSPNTPGLRELQDDAQLRRLVERLRRLPACPPLLVKIAPDLEDEAIDAIARLAYEEGLAGVIAVNTSLNRLGLEQRRIAQTGRSLAEEAGGLSGAPLRARALEVLRRLRAVAGPGLPLIGVGGIDSPESAWERISAGASLIQLYTGWIYEGPQLVPAILEGICQQLDRHGFRTISEAVGSGVPWR, from the coding sequence ATGGCTGAACTCGGCACCGGCGCTCTTTACCAACGCTTTGTGGGGCCGCTGCTCAGCCGCGACGAGGGGGCTGACGCCGAGCAGCTCAGCCAGCTCACGCTCCAGGCCCTCGGTCAGGCGTCGCTGCGCCGCAACTGGCCTTTGGTGAGCGGCAGCCTGGCGGGCCTGGCCGCTGAGCTGGAGGTGCGCGACCTGCGCCTCGAGCAAACCCTGTTCGGTTGCCGCTTTCGCAACCCCGTGGGTCTGGCGGCTGGTTTTGATAAGAACGCCGTTGCCGCCGGCATCTGGCATCTGTTCGGCTTTGGCTTTGCCGAGGTGGGCACCGTCACCTGGCACGCCCAACCCGGCAACCCCAAGCCGCGCCTGTTCCGGCTGGCCGCCGAGCGCGCAGCCCTCAACCGCATGGGTTTCAACAACAACGGCGCCCTGGCGGCCCGCCGCACCCTCGAGCGCCAGGCGCTCCCGCCCGCGGGCCAGCGCCCGGCCGTGCTCGGGATCAACCTCGGCAAATCGAAGATCACGCCGCTGGAGCAGGCTCCAGACGATTACGCCTCCTCCCTCGAGCTGCTCGCTCCCCTGGCGGATTACGCCGTGATCAACGTGAGCTCCCCCAATACCCCTGGGCTCAGGGAGCTGCAGGACGACGCCCAGCTGCGCCGCCTGGTGGAGCGTCTGCGGCGGCTGCCGGCCTGCCCGCCGCTGCTAGTGAAGATCGCCCCCGATCTCGAGGACGAAGCGATCGACGCCATCGCTCGCCTCGCCTACGAAGAGGGCCTGGCCGGGGTGATCGCCGTGAACACCAGTCTCAACCGCCTAGGCCTCGAGCAGCGCCGCATCGCCCAAACCGGCCGCAGCCTTGCGGAAGAAGCCGGCGGCCTGAGTGGCGCTCCCCTGCGGGCCCGCGCCCTGGAGGTGCTGCGCCGCCTGCGGGCGGTGGCCGGCCCGGGGCTGCCGCTGATCGGTGTGGGCGGGATCGATTCGCCGGAGTCGGCCTGGGAGCGCATCAGCGCCGGGGCCTCGCTGATTCAGCTCTACACCGGTTGGATCTACGAGGGGCCGCAGCTGGTGCCGGCGATTCTCGAGGGGATTTGCCAGCAGCTCGATCGCCATGGCTTCCGCACCATCAGCGAGGCGGTGGGCAGCGGCGTGCCCTGGCGGTAA
- a CDS encoding PilN domain-containing protein has translation MKSPSWWNLDWDLLRQRRLERGLSGNGQQLVPATQLLGRGSALGGGVVLSVLLVWGWLQLREGQLDRRLEGLRGIPGIVQTLENQAQQRRRALTAIQRSNEGIANGLVAVSSGSALLAQLAAITPKGIQITDATVQGPNLLLKGLATDPQSFRRVNGLSLLLSQTPLFQPGSVQVVKLVREPMEKGKPQNGEVTVEVPPVAWELNAKLAKLPADRQLALLQKLGADGMARRLLILEQAGVLR, from the coding sequence ATGAAGTCGCCCAGTTGGTGGAATCTGGATTGGGATCTGTTGCGGCAGCGTCGCCTGGAGCGGGGCTTGTCTGGGAACGGTCAGCAACTTGTGCCGGCGACCCAACTGCTAGGGCGCGGATCGGCACTCGGGGGAGGAGTTGTTCTGAGTGTGTTGTTGGTCTGGGGCTGGCTGCAGCTACGTGAAGGTCAGCTGGATCGGCGACTGGAGGGGTTACGGGGCATCCCTGGAATTGTTCAAACCCTCGAGAATCAGGCTCAGCAGCGCCGTCGTGCCTTAACGGCGATCCAGCGCAGTAACGAAGGGATTGCGAATGGTCTGGTTGCAGTGTCTTCGGGATCAGCACTGTTGGCGCAATTGGCTGCGATCACTCCGAAGGGCATTCAGATTACTGATGCAACGGTGCAAGGGCCCAACCTCCTGTTGAAGGGATTGGCCACTGATCCTCAGTCTTTTCGCCGGGTTAACGGGCTGAGTTTGCTGTTGTCGCAAACGCCATTGTTTCAGCCGGGTTCGGTTCAAGTGGTGAAACTTGTGCGTGAACCCATGGAGAAGGGTAAGCCGCAGAACGGCGAGGTCACTGTGGAGGTGCCTCCAGTGGCCTGGGAACTCAACGCGAAACTTGCCAAGCTCCCGGCTGATCGTCAACTGGCTCTGTTGCAGAAGCTGGGTGCTGATGGAATGGCCCGACGCTTACTGATTTTGGAGCAGGCGGGGGTATTGCGATGA
- a CDS encoding pentapeptide repeat-containing protein → MASEDLVRLLDAKACTGCKLQDADLTFADLRDAQLAKAQLQRANLSRARLDGADLRGANLSHTTLMGATLRGADLRGAQLNGADLRESDLSGALVDPEGLASTHWTGAVGITAESSSYAAMHNAGVEAAQRGQLMQAEDFFNKALTKKPDAAITWLARGIIRSEQAQLEPAQRDLLYAAQLFEGEGDPKLAKDIRQAVERQQKAAKGQAGNGWGSQILSGAAGLFQQLAPLAVKFFAPVPF, encoded by the coding sequence CACGGGCTGCAAGCTTCAGGATGCCGATCTCACCTTTGCCGACCTGCGTGATGCCCAACTGGCAAAAGCGCAACTGCAACGCGCCAATTTGAGCCGTGCTCGCCTGGATGGGGCGGATCTTCGCGGCGCCAATCTGAGCCACACCACGTTGATGGGTGCCACGCTGCGCGGCGCTGATCTACGGGGCGCACAGCTGAACGGAGCTGATCTACGCGAGAGCGATCTCAGCGGTGCCCTTGTGGATCCCGAGGGGCTGGCCAGCACCCACTGGACAGGTGCGGTTGGCATCACGGCCGAATCGAGCAGCTACGCCGCCATGCACAATGCAGGCGTGGAAGCTGCACAACGAGGGCAGCTGATGCAAGCGGAAGATTTTTTCAACAAAGCGCTCACCAAAAAACCTGATGCTGCTATCACTTGGCTAGCGCGAGGCATCATCCGATCAGAACAAGCACAACTTGAGCCAGCACAGCGTGACCTGCTGTACGCCGCTCAGCTGTTTGAAGGGGAAGGCGATCCAAAACTTGCGAAAGACATCCGTCAAGCCGTGGAACGACAACAAAAAGCGGCGAAAGGTCAGGCTGGCAACGGTTGGGGCAGTCAGATTCTCAGCGGCGCCGCTGGCCTGTTCCAACAGCTTGCGCCACTTGCCGTGAAGTTTTTCGCACCTGTTCCTTTCTGA